Proteins found in one Lysinibacillus fusiformis genomic segment:
- the bshB2 gene encoding bacillithiol biosynthesis deacetylase BshB2 encodes MNLQPQRHILIVYPHPDDEAFSVAGTIAHYTKKMNTPVTYACLTLGEMGRNLGNPPFATRESLPEIRRKELVAAAEAMGIQDLRMLGLRDKTIEFEDDEKMVKLVEGLIEELMPSLIFTFLPGFAVHPDHEATARAVVEAVRRMPKAARPQVFGCAFANDTIEKNGEPHVVYDIREMRMDKLKALQAHASQTGWMMQETEKRIDDGEPMSESWLNVEKFYIVDPDKYVK; translated from the coding sequence TTGAATTTACAACCACAACGTCATATTTTAATTGTGTACCCTCACCCAGATGACGAGGCTTTTTCAGTTGCTGGGACCATCGCCCACTATACAAAGAAAATGAATACACCTGTTACATATGCCTGTTTAACATTAGGCGAAATGGGACGTAATTTAGGTAATCCACCCTTTGCAACGCGCGAGTCCTTACCTGAAATCCGCCGCAAGGAATTGGTTGCAGCAGCAGAGGCAATGGGTATTCAAGATTTACGTATGCTCGGTTTACGCGATAAAACAATTGAATTTGAAGATGATGAGAAAATGGTAAAGCTAGTGGAAGGATTAATCGAAGAACTAATGCCTTCTTTAATTTTCACATTCTTGCCTGGCTTTGCTGTCCACCCAGACCATGAAGCAACAGCACGTGCTGTAGTTGAAGCTGTACGTCGTATGCCAAAGGCTGCTCGTCCACAAGTATTCGGCTGTGCCTTTGCCAATGATACGATTGAAAAAAATGGCGAACCACATGTTGTTTACGATATTCGTGAAATGCGAATGGACAAATTAAAAGCATTACAAGCTCATGCATCTCAGACTGGTTGGATGATGCAGGAGACGGAAAAACGTATTGATGATGGCGAACCAATGAGCGAGAGCTGGCTAAATGTTGAAAAATTCTATATTGTTGACCCAGATAAATATGTAAAATAA
- a CDS encoding TerC family protein — translation MDIIQGILSTYWKFFDWAMWQEVLMDPVSWGLISSLIIIEGLLSADNALVLAVLVKHLPDKQRKRALMYGMLGAYFFRFLFIGIGVYLVEFWFIKVLGALYLGWLCVAHFLQIGNEDSVKEVKRSGWMVRLFGTFWATVISVELMDIAFSIDSIFAAFAVSDQVWVLLIGGMLGILMMRTIAGVFLIIIEKIPELEATAFIIIGVIGLKMLVSVFNIHIPHYLFFLFLVIAFSITIIVHMMKKVRAA, via the coding sequence GTGGACATCATTCAAGGGATTTTATCTACATATTGGAAATTTTTCGATTGGGCGATGTGGCAAGAAGTATTAATGGACCCTGTATCCTGGGGACTAATATCCTCATTAATTATTATAGAAGGATTGCTGTCGGCAGATAATGCACTGGTATTAGCGGTACTAGTGAAACATTTACCAGATAAACAACGAAAAAGGGCATTAATGTACGGTATGCTAGGTGCCTATTTTTTTAGATTTTTATTTATTGGCATAGGTGTTTATCTTGTAGAATTTTGGTTTATTAAAGTATTAGGTGCTTTATATTTGGGGTGGCTCTGTGTGGCTCATTTCCTTCAAATAGGGAATGAGGATAGTGTGAAGGAGGTAAAAAGGTCGGGATGGATGGTGCGTCTTTTTGGCACCTTTTGGGCAACGGTCATTTCTGTTGAGCTCATGGATATTGCCTTTTCAATTGACTCCATCTTCGCTGCCTTTGCGGTATCAGATCAAGTATGGGTGCTTTTAATTGGAGGGATGCTAGGGATATTAATGATGAGGACGATTGCAGGTGTTTTTTTAATCATCATTGAAAAAATTCCTGAGCTTGAAGCAACGGCCTTCATTATTATAGGTGTCATCGGCTTGAAAATGTTAGTGAGTGTTTTCAATATTCATATTCCACATTATTTATTTTTCTTATTCTTAGTGATTGCTTTTTCCATCACAATCATTGTGCACATGATGAAGAAAGTAAGAGCTGCCTAA
- a CDS encoding acyl-CoA thioesterase, which yields MNKDFKYCKESRVMRTSRVFPNDVNNHNTLFGGRLMSDIDQVASISAAKHSRKDCVTASTDSVDFLHPIRPTDSVYFESYVTWTGRSSMEVFVKVISENLKTGERKVAATALLTFVALDENNKPALVPRVIPETVEETKLHETASERAKARAERKKESKALAQFISMNDPWDYRLEMVGNYM from the coding sequence GTGAATAAGGACTTTAAATATTGTAAGGAATCAAGAGTGATGCGTACAAGTCGTGTGTTTCCAAATGATGTGAATAATCATAATACATTATTTGGTGGGCGACTGATGAGCGATATTGATCAAGTTGCTTCCATTTCAGCAGCAAAGCATAGCAGGAAAGATTGTGTCACAGCTTCAACTGATTCTGTAGATTTCCTACATCCCATTCGCCCCACAGATTCGGTTTATTTCGAATCCTATGTAACATGGACGGGAAGATCTTCTATGGAGGTTTTTGTCAAAGTTATTTCTGAAAACTTGAAAACAGGAGAGAGAAAGGTGGCAGCGACTGCATTATTAACATTTGTAGCATTGGATGAAAATAATAAACCCGCGTTGGTTCCACGAGTAATTCCTGAAACAGTAGAAGAGACAAAATTGCATGAAACAGCTTCAGAGCGAGCGAAGGCACGTGCTGAACGTAAAAAGGAAAGTAAAGCATTAGCGCAATTTATATCAATGAATGATCCATGGGATTATCGGCTAGAAATGGTGGGAAATTATATGTAA
- a CDS encoding uracil-DNA glycosylase: MKVNCFKCQFFKVTWDPQTPRACVAYGFKTKQIPSVVVKQSSGVDCLKFVPKVESGRM; the protein is encoded by the coding sequence ATGAAGGTGAATTGTTTTAAATGTCAATTTTTTAAAGTAACCTGGGACCCTCAAACCCCACGAGCATGTGTAGCTTATGGCTTTAAAACAAAGCAAATACCATCCGTTGTTGTGAAGCAATCCTCGGGTGTGGATTGTTTAAAATTCGTACCAAAAGTAGAAAGTGGGAGAATGTAA
- a CDS encoding ABC transporter substrate-binding protein, with amino-acid sequence MKSNVKKLSFLLFGLVLLLAACGSGGSSTTDSKGNETNNASESGNADDKTYKIGITQIVEHPSLNAATEGFKKAIEDAGLKVEYDPQIAQGDNSLNTTIANNLVSANVDLIFANSTPSAQAAATATSDIPIIFTSVTDAVGAQLIDSMEKPGKNITGTIDLHPETISKTVAFLQDLGAKKVGMVYNAGEQNSVAQVSEVKKVMDEQGLTVVEASASTSADVKQATESLIGKVDAFYIITDNTVVSALESVIDVANTNKLPLVVGELDSVARGGLAAYGFEYFDIGYEAGQMAVKILKGEATPADTPAQYPQNLKLLINKKVADDLGIEMKDSWGAEILEK; translated from the coding sequence GTGAAAAGCAATGTGAAGAAGCTATCATTCCTTCTTTTTGGATTAGTGTTACTACTTGCTGCTTGTGGTAGTGGTGGCTCTAGTACAACAGATTCAAAAGGAAATGAAACAAACAATGCAAGTGAGAGCGGAAATGCAGACGATAAAACATATAAAATCGGGATTACTCAAATTGTTGAGCATCCATCGTTAAACGCAGCAACGGAAGGCTTTAAAAAAGCAATTGAAGATGCTGGCTTAAAAGTTGAATACGATCCACAAATTGCGCAAGGAGATAACAGCCTTAACACAACGATTGCTAACAATCTAGTGAGTGCAAACGTAGATTTAATTTTTGCTAACTCTACACCTTCTGCACAAGCAGCTGCAACAGCAACAAGTGATATTCCAATTATTTTCACATCGGTTACAGATGCTGTTGGTGCACAGTTAATCGACTCAATGGAGAAGCCAGGGAAAAATATTACAGGCACAATTGATCTACATCCTGAAACGATTTCTAAAACAGTAGCATTCTTACAAGACCTTGGTGCGAAAAAAGTAGGGATGGTCTACAATGCGGGTGAGCAAAACTCAGTTGCACAAGTTTCAGAAGTGAAAAAGGTTATGGATGAACAAGGTTTAACGGTGGTAGAAGCATCAGCATCCACTTCAGCAGATGTAAAGCAAGCGACAGAATCTCTAATTGGTAAAGTAGATGCTTTCTATATTATTACTGATAACACAGTAGTTTCTGCTTTAGAATCGGTAATTGATGTTGCCAATACGAATAAATTACCATTAGTCGTAGGAGAATTAGATTCTGTGGCACGTGGTGGTTTAGCTGCTTATGGATTTGAATATTTCGATATCGGTTATGAAGCAGGTCAAATGGCTGTGAAAATTTTAAAAGGTGAAGCAACACCTGCTGATACACCAGCACAATATCCTCAAAATCTGAAACTATTAATCAATAAAAAAGTAGCGGATGATTTAGGAATCGAAATGAAAGATTCTTGGGGTGCAGAAATTCTAGAAAAGTAA
- the ilvA gene encoding threonine ammonia-lyase IlvA, whose protein sequence is MEVADTRTVQVENVLIAHHFLKDVVVHTPLQKNDYLSEKYGANIYIKREDLQHVRSFKLRGAYYKIKKIEDEARNAGVVCASAGNHAQGVAYACAQLKIQASIFMPQTTPKQKIDQVRMFGREYVEIILAGDTFDDSAESALSYCEEHSKIFIHPFDDLDVIAGQGTVAVEIMNDMEEPIDYVFGSIGGGGLMSGVSAYIKNLSPSSKIIGVEPAGAGSMKAAFAEGGTVALDWIDKFVDGAAVKCVGHHTYDVCRRYLDDIVLVPEGKVCTTILDLYNKHAIIAEPAGALSVAALDFYKEEIKGKSVVVIISGGNNDIGRMQEIKEKSLIHEGLLYYFIVSFPQRAGALRQFLTSVLGPNDDITTFEYTKKNNKESGPALVGIELGDRAEYEGLLARMDEFGFKYKEVNNDIQLFGLLV, encoded by the coding sequence ATGGAAGTTGCTGATACTAGAACCGTGCAAGTGGAGAATGTCCTGATTGCACATCATTTTTTAAAAGATGTAGTTGTGCACACACCACTACAAAAAAACGATTATTTATCCGAGAAATACGGAGCTAATATTTATATTAAACGCGAAGATTTACAGCATGTACGCTCATTCAAGCTTCGTGGTGCCTATTATAAAATTAAAAAAATCGAGGATGAAGCACGCAATGCTGGGGTTGTCTGTGCAAGTGCAGGCAATCATGCACAAGGTGTAGCTTATGCCTGTGCCCAATTAAAAATTCAAGCAAGCATTTTTATGCCTCAAACAACGCCGAAGCAAAAAATAGACCAAGTGCGTATGTTCGGACGTGAATATGTGGAAATTATTTTGGCAGGAGATACATTCGATGATTCTGCTGAAAGCGCCTTGAGCTATTGTGAAGAGCATAGTAAAATCTTCATTCATCCATTTGATGATCTCGATGTCATTGCCGGTCAAGGAACGGTAGCGGTAGAAATTATGAATGATATGGAGGAGCCAATCGACTACGTATTCGGTAGTATTGGTGGTGGCGGCTTAATGTCAGGCGTGTCTGCCTACATTAAAAACCTCTCTCCTTCTAGCAAAATTATTGGTGTGGAGCCTGCAGGTGCTGGTAGTATGAAGGCTGCCTTTGCTGAAGGTGGCACAGTTGCTCTTGATTGGATTGATAAATTCGTTGATGGTGCTGCTGTAAAATGCGTCGGTCACCACACTTATGATGTTTGTCGTCGCTATTTAGATGATATTGTTCTTGTACCTGAAGGCAAGGTATGTACGACCATTCTAGATTTATATAATAAACATGCGATTATTGCCGAGCCTGCTGGAGCATTATCAGTGGCAGCTCTTGATTTTTATAAAGAAGAAATTAAAGGTAAGTCAGTCGTTGTCATCATCAGTGGTGGTAATAATGACATTGGACGGATGCAGGAGATTAAAGAAAAGTCACTTATTCATGAAGGCTTACTTTACTATTTCATCGTCAGCTTCCCTCAGCGTGCAGGAGCATTACGTCAATTCCTCACTAGTGTACTTGGACCAAACGATGACATTACTACCTTTGAATACACGAAGAAAAACAATAAGGAAAGTGGCCCTGCACTCGTCGGTATTGAGCTAGGTGATCGTGCTGAATACGAAGGACTACTTGCCCGAATGGATGAATTCGGCTTCAAGTACAAAGAAGTAAACAACGACATTCAACTATTTGGTTTACTCGTTTAA
- a CDS encoding uracil-DNA glycosylase gives MKQVFPNDWQEVLKEELEKPYYQQLRQFVANEYSTQTIYPPMNDVMNAFYTTAYHDVKVVILGQDPYHGPNQAHGLSFSVKPGIPHPPSLRNMFQELQDDLGCPIPQNGTLTKWAEQGVMLLNTVLTVRAGQANSHKEQGWEQFTDAVIDLLAAREEPLIFVLWGKPAQRKKQLIRKYKTPHVILEAPHPSPLSAYRGFFGSKPYSKINQQLVEWGKQPIDWCLE, from the coding sequence ATGAAACAAGTATTCCCGAATGATTGGCAAGAAGTACTCAAAGAAGAGTTGGAAAAACCGTACTATCAACAACTACGTCAATTTGTCGCAAATGAATATTCGACACAAACCATTTATCCACCAATGAATGATGTGATGAACGCATTTTATACAACAGCATATCATGATGTGAAGGTTGTTATTTTAGGACAAGACCCATATCATGGACCTAATCAAGCGCATGGGTTAAGCTTTTCTGTTAAACCAGGTATTCCACATCCTCCTAGCTTACGGAATATGTTTCAAGAGCTACAGGATGATTTAGGCTGTCCAATTCCCCAAAATGGAACGCTAACAAAGTGGGCTGAACAGGGTGTTATGCTATTAAATACGGTGCTTACGGTTCGAGCAGGACAAGCAAATTCGCATAAGGAACAAGGTTGGGAGCAATTTACCGATGCTGTTATCGATCTATTAGCTGCAAGAGAAGAGCCACTAATTTTTGTATTGTGGGGTAAACCAGCGCAACGCAAAAAGCAATTAATCCGAAAATATAAAACACCTCATGTCATACTCGAAGCGCCACACCCAAGTCCATTAAGTGCTTATCGAGGATTCTTCGGTAGTAAACCTTATTCAAAGATTAATCAACAATTAGTGGAGTGGGGCAAGCAGCCAATTGATTGGTGTTTAGAATAG
- a CDS encoding ABC transporter permease: MFLALFGAVEQGIIYAIMALGVYLTFRVLDFPDLTVDGSFVTGAATAATMVLLGYHPILATLVAIVAGFIAGCMTGILHTKGKINPLLSGILMMIALYSINLRIMGLTAENTIGRPNIPLLNSETIFSKFQAFWSNLGIDAALNNLLKGMGFQHVPGTWSVLIVVLIITILIKLIADWFLKTEVGLAIRATGDNKRMIRSFSANTDTLIILGLGLSNALVAFSGALIAQYSKFSDVSMGIGMIVIGLASVIIGEAIFGTKTIIRTTFAVIAGAIIYRIILALALRVDFLDSGDMKLITAIIVILALILPQIINKSKERKRKAKRAAELS; this comes from the coding sequence ATGTTTTTAGCATTATTTGGCGCAGTGGAGCAAGGAATCATCTATGCAATTATGGCACTTGGTGTATATTTAACATTTCGGGTGTTAGATTTTCCGGATTTAACGGTTGATGGAAGCTTTGTAACAGGGGCGGCAACGGCAGCAACAATGGTTTTGCTTGGCTACCACCCAATCTTAGCGACTTTAGTGGCAATTGTTGCTGGATTTATTGCTGGATGTATGACAGGAATTCTTCACACGAAAGGAAAGATTAATCCACTATTATCAGGGATTTTAATGATGATTGCTTTATACTCGATTAATCTACGCATCATGGGGTTAACTGCAGAAAATACGATAGGTCGCCCGAATATTCCACTATTAAACTCTGAAACAATCTTTTCAAAGTTTCAAGCTTTTTGGAGCAATTTAGGGATCGATGCTGCTCTTAATAACCTATTAAAAGGCATGGGCTTTCAGCATGTACCAGGTACATGGAGTGTGCTGATTGTCGTATTAATCATCACGATTTTAATTAAGTTAATAGCAGACTGGTTCTTAAAGACAGAGGTCGGGCTAGCTATCCGAGCAACTGGTGATAATAAACGAATGATTCGCAGCTTCTCAGCAAATACAGATACACTTATCATTTTGGGGCTAGGACTTTCCAATGCACTTGTCGCATTTTCTGGAGCTTTAATCGCACAATACTCGAAGTTTTCAGATGTAAGTATGGGGATTGGTATGATTGTGATCGGTCTTGCATCCGTTATTATTGGTGAGGCTATTTTTGGGACTAAAACCATTATTCGTACAACTTTTGCAGTCATTGCAGGAGCCATCATTTATCGTATTATATTAGCATTAGCATTACGTGTAGATTTCCTTGATTCAGGAGACATGAAATTAATTACGGCTATCATCGTTATTTTGGCGCTGATTTTACCGCAAATTATCAATAAGAGTAAGGAACGTAAACGTAAAGCCAAGCGTGCTGCGGAACTTTCGTAA
- a CDS encoding QueT transporter family protein, with amino-acid sequence MKIKFLAASGIIAALYIAVTMLVAPFGFTEVQFRVSEMFNHLVAFNPRFAVGIIIGVLISNLFSPLGIYDLVFGVGHSMITLGLFILICKFVKNIWARLIINTLLFTCTMFIIAFELNLALELPFFWTWLTVAAGEFVVLAVGAPIMYVLNKRLHFNNLI; translated from the coding sequence ATGAAAATAAAATTTTTAGCAGCAAGTGGTATCATTGCGGCTCTCTATATAGCTGTGACCATGCTTGTTGCACCATTTGGTTTTACGGAGGTACAGTTCCGAGTATCCGAGATGTTTAACCATTTAGTAGCATTTAATCCACGCTTTGCCGTAGGGATTATTATTGGTGTATTGATCTCTAATCTCTTTTCACCACTTGGCATTTACGATTTAGTGTTTGGTGTAGGTCATTCAATGATTACACTTGGCCTGTTTATTTTAATCTGTAAATTTGTCAAAAATATATGGGCACGTTTAATTATTAATACATTGCTATTTACATGCACCATGTTTATCATTGCCTTTGAGCTGAACTTAGCCTTAGAGCTGCCATTCTTTTGGACTTGGCTAACAGTAGCGGCGGGTGAATTTGTTGTATTAGCTGTTGGTGCGCCGATTATGTATGTATTAAACAAACGCCTTCACTTTAATAATTTGATTTAA
- a CDS encoding ABC transporter ATP-binding protein, translating into MLKLHGINKVFNEGTPDEKIALAEINLHLKPGDFVTIIGSNGAGKSTMMNMISGALTPDFGTVLIDGNNVTSLPEYKRSQYIGRVFQDPMAGTAPTMTIEENLALAYSRNKHRGLRNGVDKKRREFFKESLEMLGLNLENRLSAKVGLLSGGERQALSLLMATFTKPSILLLDEHTAALDPSRAELITRITKYLVEKDNLTTLMVTHNMQQALDLGNRLIMMDKGQIILEVGEDRKHELTIPDLMAEFERIRGEKMNSDRALLG; encoded by the coding sequence TTGCTTAAATTACATGGTATTAATAAGGTATTTAATGAGGGAACACCAGATGAGAAAATTGCACTTGCAGAGATTAACCTACACTTAAAGCCTGGTGATTTTGTGACAATCATCGGTAGTAATGGAGCAGGTAAATCAACGATGATGAATATGATTTCAGGTGCTTTAACACCTGATTTCGGGACAGTGTTAATTGATGGTAATAATGTGACAAGTTTGCCTGAATATAAACGCTCTCAATACATTGGTCGTGTCTTCCAGGACCCAATGGCGGGAACGGCACCTACGATGACAATTGAAGAAAATCTAGCTCTAGCATACTCTCGCAATAAGCATAGAGGGTTACGTAATGGTGTGGATAAAAAGCGTCGTGAATTTTTTAAAGAATCATTAGAGATGCTTGGTTTAAATCTTGAGAATCGCCTTTCTGCAAAAGTAGGCTTACTTTCAGGTGGGGAACGTCAAGCTTTGTCGCTCTTAATGGCTACCTTCACAAAGCCATCTATTTTATTGCTGGATGAGCATACGGCTGCACTTGATCCATCACGTGCAGAATTAATTACTCGTATTACGAAGTACTTAGTGGAAAAAGATAATTTAACGACATTAATGGTAACGCACAATATGCAGCAAGCATTAGATTTAGGCAATCGTCTTATTATGATGGATAAAGGCCAAATCATTTTAGAAGTTGGTGAAGATCGCAAACATGAATTAACAATCCCTGATTTAATGGCTGAGTTTGAACGCATTCGTGGGGAAAAAATGAATTCAGACCGTGCTCTTTTAGGTTAA
- a CDS encoding YojF family protein has protein sequence MQEVQVETLQKLLNSFANKDVYIHLETTNGSYAAHYDEQFFNAGAFIRNAKINYELAKVVDNAPHRVGLKLPHGWVYAQGITHFELDDLGRLLMAGLDYSGKLAIALEISETPFTY, from the coding sequence ATGCAAGAAGTACAAGTAGAGACGTTGCAAAAATTGCTGAATTCTTTCGCCAACAAAGACGTTTATATTCATCTTGAGACGACAAACGGATCTTATGCAGCACACTATGATGAACAGTTTTTTAATGCTGGTGCTTTTATTCGCAATGCTAAAATTAATTATGAGCTTGCTAAGGTTGTAGACAATGCACCTCATCGTGTGGGTTTAAAATTACCTCATGGCTGGGTTTATGCACAAGGCATTACACATTTTGAATTAGATGATTTAGGCCGTTTATTAATGGCTGGACTAGACTACTCTGGAAAATTGGCGATTGCACTTGAAATTAGTGAAACGCCATTTACCTACTAA
- the thiD gene encoding bifunctional hydroxymethylpyrimidine kinase/phosphomethylpyrimidine kinase has translation MTLKKTLTIAGSDTSGGAGMQADLKTFQEHGTYGMVALTVVVTMDPNGWTHNVTPLPTELLQKQIDTALSTGIDAIKTGMLSTEEIIRIAGEAIANSGTPNVVIDPVMVCKGDDEVLNPGNTDAMVQHLLPLAAVTTPNLFEAGQLAGTGTPKNIDDMKIAARKIHELGAKAVVIKGGKALATEKATDLFFDGETFYLLEAEKVASTNNHGAGCTFAASVTANLANGLSIKDSVIEAKEFVSAAIAHGWALNDYVGPVMHGAKSRFGAPQVTVTEI, from the coding sequence ATGACTCTAAAAAAAACATTAACAATTGCAGGATCAGATACATCAGGCGGCGCAGGGATGCAGGCTGATCTCAAAACATTCCAAGAGCATGGTACATATGGTATGGTGGCATTAACAGTTGTCGTAACAATGGACCCGAATGGCTGGACACACAACGTCACACCTTTGCCAACTGAGTTACTACAAAAACAAATTGACACAGCTCTTTCCACAGGAATTGATGCCATTAAGACAGGGATGCTCTCAACAGAAGAAATTATTCGCATTGCTGGAGAGGCTATCGCAAATTCAGGCACTCCAAATGTTGTCATCGATCCTGTTATGGTATGTAAAGGTGACGATGAAGTACTGAATCCTGGAAACACAGATGCTATGGTTCAGCATCTTTTACCACTAGCAGCGGTAACAACACCAAATCTTTTTGAAGCGGGACAATTAGCTGGCACAGGTACACCAAAAAACATTGATGACATGAAGATCGCAGCTCGTAAAATCCACGAACTAGGGGCTAAAGCTGTTGTCATTAAAGGTGGAAAAGCACTAGCCACTGAAAAAGCAACAGACTTATTCTTTGATGGTGAAACATTCTACTTATTAGAAGCTGAAAAAGTTGCTTCTACTAATAACCACGGTGCAGGCTGTACATTTGCTGCTTCTGTAACAGCCAATCTTGCTAACGGTCTTTCTATTAAAGACTCTGTCATTGAAGCGAAAGAGTTTGTATCCGCAGCCATCGCACACGGCTGGGCGCTAAATGATTATGTAGGTCCTGTCATGCATGGAGCGAAATCCCGTTTTGGTGCTCCTCAAGTAACAGTAACTGAAATATAA